A single Streptomyces sp. Edi2 DNA region contains:
- a CDS encoding immunity 49 family protein, with protein sequence MVSSITRHPFPTGNAEDGLAVLQENAQELIDGLEAGTANLGDALGTTLTLAEAHCLMDPRAAIFPTWDAWVNAMQVSSALFAAATTTDEHVQCRIAHKDRTLRATGPQWYVHPGSWLSAFYLAVVCREKDRITALCRVPLSLLRENGSRFGEYDYAWIDTLQTYWLGGQDLVPKLVAAVDATAPEAVDDPETVGKLLYPPMEMFHRFIRKDQDGFNKALDNALQWHKQYWSQEERALQISGLVALAPLAMACIAHDAGMPIEVESEYLPAVLIKRNWCGEFPT encoded by the coding sequence TTGGTCTCGAGCATCACCCGCCACCCCTTTCCCACAGGGAACGCGGAAGACGGCCTCGCTGTGCTCCAGGAGAACGCGCAGGAACTGATCGACGGTCTAGAGGCGGGCACCGCCAATCTGGGCGATGCTCTGGGCACCACGCTCACGCTGGCCGAGGCGCACTGCCTGATGGACCCACGGGCCGCGATCTTCCCCACATGGGACGCTTGGGTGAACGCGATGCAGGTCAGCTCCGCCCTGTTCGCCGCCGCGACCACGACCGACGAGCACGTGCAGTGCCGCATCGCACACAAGGACCGCACGCTCCGGGCCACCGGCCCGCAGTGGTATGTGCACCCGGGATCCTGGCTTAGCGCCTTCTATCTGGCGGTGGTGTGCCGGGAGAAGGACAGGATCACGGCCCTGTGCCGGGTGCCGCTGTCTCTGCTGAGGGAGAACGGCTCACGCTTCGGAGAGTACGACTACGCCTGGATCGACACCCTCCAGACTTATTGGCTCGGAGGCCAGGACCTCGTCCCGAAGCTGGTGGCCGCGGTCGACGCCACTGCCCCGGAAGCCGTCGACGACCCCGAGACGGTCGGCAAACTGCTGTACCCCCCAATGGAGATGTTCCACCGCTTCATCCGTAAGGACCAGGACGGCTTCAACAAGGCGCTGGACAACGCCCTCCAGTGGCACAAGCAGTACTGGAGCCAGGAGGAGCGAGCCCTCCAGATCTCGGGCCTCGTCGCCCTTGCCCCCCTCGCTATGGCCTGCATCGCCCACGACGCGGGCATGCCCATCGAGGTCGAGTCCGAGTACCTGCCCGCCGTCCTCATCAAGCGCAACTGGTGCGGAGAGTTCCCCACTTAG